The window ACATTTTAATATCCAAGAATATCCAAGAAGATGCCATTATAGTTGCaattcctttatttattttgttctcaACTTTCCCTTTAGTACTGAGCTTGACTGACAATGTCTTGAGAGTTCAGTCATGCTTATTCAATTCTTCGATGCATTAGAGCATAAGATCTAGGCAGACTAGGCTACTTCTTTAAACTAGCCCTCTTTTGTTTGCTGCCAATTTTACGTATGATTGTTCACAATAGGAAATTACTTTTTGTTACTTGTATACTGTAATCTTTAAACTAGCCCTCTAGGCAGCTGCTGAATGTGTTTTCTTGTTCAGGATGAATCCGTCTTGATATGGTTCTCCGGCAAAGAGGAAAAGCACCTTAAATTGAGCCATGTTTCTAGAATTATTCCTGGACAGCGTACTGTAAGTTCCCATATTTCAAGCTCTTGTCTTTTGCATAAACAAATCCTCTTATAATTTGTGAAGTTTAAGAGAATGGAAATCAGGGTCTGTTGTTATGAAAGTTAAGGATATTGGATCCGAGATGGTAAATATGGTGGTAAACACTCTTGGCTGCACGCGAGGCCTGCAATCTTGATTGCCTAGTGATTTGAAAGGGAATGCTCTCTCCCACTAAAATGTTGGGCCtggatgtcttaaatatgttgaCTTTCCAAAGCATGTTTAAGAAAGTAAGGTTGAGTTGGTCTTGTTGTCACTTCAGAGTGGTTGCAACCTATTTTACATGGATTCTTTTAAGAGATTGATTGAGTTCAGAAATGCCCTGCGACAGCATGAGTATGGGTTCTTGGGTTATACAGCTGGATTCTTCTCCTAGCTGAATCTTGTTGAATCCGACCATTAATCACTCTTAAAAAGTAAATGTGAGTTCCTAATTATTGTAGGCTTTCACTAGCAGTCATGGACGAGTTTGATGAGgaatttgcaggaagagatcccatggtgtatgttgtttgcataaGACATActttttgattgacaagatgagggagggtgtaattataaagctagatttatggaggggatgctttagaatctaaagtattcaaaatcagttagactattttagtaattttagtaATAACTAATTAGTGAAAACGAGGAATAGGAATTAGTTAAGACtaccccccaccaaaaaaaaaaagtttcccaAAAGGACCACTTTcaataccttgggtcaataatttgTGAGAGTGgtgagattgaaaaggatgttgccTGTaaaattcaagctgggtggaagaaatggatatgcctttggagttttatgtggtCATCATGTACCACAAACTGAAAGGGAATTTTTGAGGATAGCTATAAAACCagtcatgctttatgggatagaataTTGAGCAGTTAAAGAGCAGTATGAtgataggatgagtgtagctgaaatgaggatgttgagatggatgagtgggaaGACAAGAAAggttagaattagaaatgaatgcattcgagggaactttaGACTAGTACCAATAGGTAATGAAGACTAGGAACTGCACTGGTAGGAGTGAGTtcatacaagttgaaggctctaaaagggcaaggagaaggcccaaaaggacgtgatggtggtagtaagaaaagaccgaCCTATGATTCTAACTGAAGGTCTGacctttgatagagtggaatggtagaatAGGATTCATTTAGCtgacccaattaattgggataaggcttaaatgatgatggcGACTCTTAAAATAAAAGTACTACAAATATGAAATTATTAGGTTTCATTTTGGCTCTCTTTCTGTCTGAGTTTTAATGAATGTTTATTCTTGTTTGTAgtcttttccctttctttctttctttatttttctataaaatatttatataattttttatagATATATAGAATTTTGTATTGTGaaattaaattatttatattctaattaattttgaagtatttatattttaaaattaattagaatattGTGCTGACCCATGAATCCATCTCAAGGTTGGGCAAATCTGATCCTGCACAATAGTATCAGATTTTGGCACTCATCCATGTCCATGGGACATAATTTTATTTTCTGATGTGGTTTCTGCTGCTGTTTTCCTAGTGGTCTTTTGAATGTTAAGCACTCCAGAGTGCACAATTTCCCGCTATTTCCTGTGGTTATGTTTGGCAGCAGCATCTTTAGTAACTATAGCACACTGACAGACTCCAACTCGGTATTCACTTTTTATGGTTATAAATAGTGAAAAATCAATCTGTAGCAACTGAATTCGTTGTAGGATTTTGaacatatatcatcatcatcatcatcgtagaTTTGTCTAACTATTTGGGGTTCGCTTTCCTAACTTGCTTGGCATAAGTTTGACAACTTGCTGTGCCCACTTGATTTTTACCCTCCTTTTTTCCTGTTTGGGACTGGCTGCCGCATCGCTGCCAGGCTGAGTGTACATACAGACAGAGCTTTGCTAAGACCACATGCTTGTACAAGGAAACCCATCTACTAGGCACTCCAATTGTCAAAGTGGCACAGGTCTATGAGATCTGagagccttgtcccaactatatGGGGTTGGCTTTTATAACTTGCTTGGCATAAGTTTGACAACTGGCTGCCCCTTGAATTCAACCCTCTATCCTTTTCGGGAGTTGGGACTGTTTGGGCCAGGCTTgagtgtgtgtctatatatatatatacagcttTGCCAAGCCCACATGCTTGTACAGGGGAATCCATCTACAAGCGACCCCATATGTCAAAGTGACACAGGTGTACAAGATCGAAGCCATCCATTAGATGGAGCCTACCTGTAGGCTGTAGATACCCTTGACATAAAAAGGGTCTTTATACTGATCAGTTAAGCTACAGATtatgaaatgaatggatggctaaAAACCCTAGCTAAGATTTTTGGAGCCGTCCTTTTGTCCCTAACACCGTGCCTCTTCGATGAAATGGGCTGGCCTGATATTTGGGCAACATCGTCTGCATGTTGGGACccccctgatggatggattgaatctcACACGTGTGCTATGTTGGCATGGGGGTTTGCATGTAGATGGTCTCTCTCTTATATGTGCATGTGGGTGAAGCAGATTCGATAGAAAGAAACAGTGATTTCTTCTTGATATAACAACGTTAGAGATTGGGCCTACCTTTTGATAATCTAATCTGTTCATCTGATGGGACTCATCACCTGACATGCATGACCTAATATCTCCACTATCTGATGATCCTAGCaatttgataaaaaaataaaaataccatatTTAGCTGTGGACCAATTGCATGGTTAGTGTCATcctagtggacatttattgggtgcatcccatccaccaaatgaacagtttggatgaccaaAAGGTGGGTCCCAGGTGTACCGTTTACTAAGCAAGTACTTGATCAGACATTGTGTATCTTCTCCTTAAATATGTGAAATGACATGAAGAATTTCCTAGAATAATATTATGACATGCAAACCTCAGAAGtcaccaaaaaaaatatatatatatgtgcttcTGAAACACCAAGGTAAAGGAAATGTACCAGCTGGTTCTAATCGGAGCTGGGGTATTCTTGGGTTCATTGCTAACAATTTGTACGACTGTTTTCACTGTGGTAAAGTGAATTACATGACCTGCCAGTTCTGGTCCAATTGGGTTGAACTTGGTGGTCTGGTTCAACTTTTAAAGCATTGGTTCAACAAAAAGTAATAATGTCTTAAAAGAGTTCCTGATGAAGCCTCTGAAGTCTGATGTACTTGAATCAACACTTCCTACCATAACCTGGTTAAATGATGCTTATCCTTTTCTAGTGTACAATAAATGCTTATTCGCTTCTGTTCTCTCATGTGCCGCATTGTCATTCACAAAATATGTGCAGTTGTTCATTACTTTGGTATTTAAAATACATTCTGCTACTAGATTGTCTTGCTTACAGTTCAATACAACTGTAAGTGTCCACCGTGGAGTTGTGGCTTCACAAGTAATTGTCCATGAGCATCAAAATCTTTGCATTTCATATATGAGCTTCTCTTCCATTAAGTTGTTCTAGATCTTATCAAATAccattatatgttttatatatgtagtTTTCTGATTTTTAATGTACAGATGTTGCTGGTCCCTATTTCCAATTTAGCTCGTATTAAATATTTCAGTTTTCCTGCTTAGTTTTCAGAAGTGATGCATAGACTGATCGACATATGTTTCTTTCTTCTAGGTAATTTTTCAGAGGTATCCACGTCCTGAGAAGGAATACCAGTCATTTTCTCTCATATATAATGATAGGTCACTCGACCTGGCAAGTATTCCTGTATTTTTATCGGTTATCATCTGTTTGTATTTTATTGCTGATTCATCAGATATTTAAGGTTATTTTTGTTTTGATACACCTATCCCCACCACTTCAGAGTATGTAGATTTCTTGAAGTTCTAAGATCTTCCATAATCTGGTGTCCCTTCTCCCATATTAGATCTGCAAGGATAAAGATGAGGCTGAAGTCTGGTTTGTTGGTCTAAAAGCATTGATTTCACGTGGTCATCACCGGAAATGGAGAACAGAATCAAGAAGTGATGGAGTTTCATCTGAAGCAAATAGTCCTAGAACATACACCCGTAGAAGTTCTCCGTTGAGTTCTCCATTTGGTAGTGTGGACAGTTTACAAAAGGTGCGCTACAAAAACTTATTCTATTATTCTTTCTTATATGCTTGCGTTTAAGCATCATAAGTATCATAAGTATGAGAAATTGTATGTGTGTTTTTTCAGGATGGAGGAGATTCTGTTCGTGGCCACAGTCCATATGAAAGCCCCCCTAAAAATGGTTTAGATAAAGCATTTTCTGATGTGGTATTATATACTGTGCCACCAAAGGGTTTCTTTCCCTCAGATTCTGCTGGTGGCTCTGTCCATTCTTTGTCATCAGGAGGCTCAGATAGTGTAAATGGGAACATGAAGGGCTTTGGGATGGATGCCTTCAGGGTAAGTTTATCTAGTGCTGTTAGTTCATCAAGTCAAGGTTCTGGCcaagatgatggtgatgcttTGGGGGATGTTTTTATTTGGGGGGAAGGTACTGGAGATGGGGTTCTTGGTGGTGGTACTCATAGAGTTGGAAGTTCTTCTGGTGTTAAAATGGATTCACTTGTACCCAAAGCCTTAGAATCTGCTGTAGTTCTTGATGTTCAGAACATAGCTTGTGGTGGAAGACATGCTGCTTTAGTCACCAAGCAAGGGGAGATTTTCTCTTGGGGAGAGGAAGCGGGAGGCAGGCTTGGACATGGAGTAGACTCTGATGTGCTGCACCCCAAGCTTATTGATGCTCTTGGCAATATGAACATTGAGCTTGTAGCATGTGGGGAGCACCACACATGTGCCGTGACATTGTCTGGAGATCTGTACACATGGGGTGATGGCACGTACAATTTTGGGCTCCTTGGACATGGAAATGAAGTTAGTCACTGGGTGCCAAAGAGGGTAAATGGGCCTTTGGAGGGAATACATGTTTCATCAATTTCCTGTGGACCTTGGCATACAGCTGTCGTAACCTCTGCAGGGCAGTTgttcacttttggtgatggaatttTTGGTGTTCTTGGCCATGGAGACCGCAGAAGTGTGTCAGTACCTAGGGAGGTGGAATCTCTAAAGGGGCTCCGGACCGTGAGAGCAGCTTGTGGCGTTTGGCACACTGCAGCAGTTGTGGAAGTCATGGTTGGAACGTCAAGCTCCAGCAACTGTTCCTCAGGGAAGCTGTTTACATGGGGAGATGGAGATAAAGGTCGACTAGGGCATGGTGATAGGGAACCAAGACTTGTTCCAACTTGTGTAGCTGCTCTGGTTGATCCTAACTTTTGTCAAGTTGCTTGTGGGCACAGCCTGACAGTTGCTCTCACAACCCAAGGCCACGTCTATACTATGGGAAGTACTGTTTATGGTCAGCTAGGAAATCCTCAAGCAGATGGGAAGCTTCCCGTCCGTGTCGAAGGAAAACTCCAGAAGAATTTTGTGGAGGAGATAGCCTGTGGCGCTTATCATGTTGCAGTTTTAACATCAAGAACCGAAGTTTACACTTGGGGGAAGGGAGCAAATGGCCGATTAGGTCATGGGGATATTGATGATAAAAATTCCCCGACATTAGTTGAATCCTTGAAAGACAAACAAGTCAAAAGTATTGCTTGTGGCACTAATTTTACTGCAGTTATATGTCTTCACAAGTGGGTGTCTGGTATCGATCAGTCTATGTGCTCAGGCTGCCGCCTGCCATTCAATTTCAAAAGAAAACGCCATAATTGTTATAACTGTGGGCTAGTTTTCTGCCATTCCTGCAGCAGTAAAAAGTCTCTTAAGGCTTCTATGGCACCAAACCCCAATAAGCCTTATCGTGTCTGTGATAACTGTTTTAGCAAACTCCGGAAAGCCATTGAGACTGATTCAACTTCTCAGTCTGCAGCTAATAGAAGAGGAAGTATGAACCAGGGTTTCAGTGAGCTGGTTGAGAAGGATGATAAGTTAGATACTAGATCAAATGTGCAACTTTCTAGGTTTTCTACGCTGGAATCCTTCAAGCAGGTGGAAAGCAGATCTTCCAAAAGAAATAAGAAATTAGAATTTAACAGCAGCCGTGTGTCGCCTATACCAAATGGAAGCTCCCAATGGGGTGCCCTTAATATTTCAAAATCTTTCAATCCAGTATTTGTGTCATCAAAGAAGTTCTTCTCGGCTTCAGTTCCTGGGTCAAGAATTGTTTCTCGGGCAACATCACCCATATCAAGACGACCCAGCCCACCTCGTTCCACAACACCAACACCAACTCTGGGTGGACTGACTTCTCCAAAGATCATTGTCGATGAAGCTAAAAGGACAAACGATAGCTTAAGTCAAGAGGTTCTTCAATTAAGAGCACAGGTGTACTTTTTTATCTGCTTGTTATTGAGCATCGATGCTTGGAATTTCATTTAGTTAGCATGATAGTTGCTTCTCTTATTTCCATTTACTATGTTTATATTTGATTTGATCTCTGGTAAAACAATGTAAACATGTCTTCTGGTTCTCTTTCTGTTTGATATAAGAATCTAACTTGTGCTGGATAAACAAGGGCTAAACATGCAGTCATAAAGATTATGACCAGTCTTATGCCTAGTCTTTAAACATCTATGAAAGATACTTAAagcaaaatgaaaatttttcatgATGTGGGATTTAGGGTGGAGTGCAACATTAATTTGTTTTCTTGGGATGCCACCAGTTGGTGCTCCAGAAATTGGTCCCTGCTCTATCAGCTACAAAGTTGTGCCTGAACCTTGTTTGCTAGTTTTTAGCATGTCCTAGCAATATTCAATGTTGGTCAAAGAGAAGCTCTCTTAGAGGCCACTTTACGGTGATTAAAGCACCCTTCTATTCTCCTGGACTGCTATATGTCGCTTGCAAAGTGCCGTTGAGAAGTTGGAAGACTTCAAAGAGTTTTCCTTTTGGAAGGAAATGACAAGAATCATAAATATCACCTAATCAATTGGGAAGATGTCCATAAGTAAATAAAGAGAAGGGCTATAgtgggatattaggagtggaattGGAGCGCTCAAGTAGTGGTGGAGATTTGCATAGAAGTCAAATGCATTATGGAGGAAGGTTATCTTCAACAGATATGGTATCTTGAATAGAGTGGCGTCGTGGTGGGGTTGTGATGGGTAATGCGATCGGGGTGTGGGGAAATTTTCCTATGTCTGGGACATCCAAATTCTTTTGCTGTGGCATTAGGTTAAAGTCCAGAaagaggttgaggtttagggagtAGCTATGAATGGAAGTGGTGTCCTTTGTGATTTAATTTCCTAGCTTTATTGGGTGATGTGGAGAATTTAGCTATGGTTACCCCTGAATGGATCGATGGAAAATTTAGCCATGAAGATTGGCGGAGAGTTATGTGCAATTTGAGAAAGTGGAAGCTTATGCAAATCTTTTTGCTTACTTGAATGAGTTTTATATCACAAAAAGGAAAGATGGAAGCTGAATGGGTCATTTTCTTTTAACATTTATATAATATCTTGAAGCCTTGATAAAGTTAGTGGATTCCTGCCATGTGCTCTTGCTGGATTTGATGTTGCTTCTTGGGGTGGAAGGCTTTGCATGGACAGCCACAGCTGATGAGGCCTCATGCCCTTAATTATCTTCAGAATAGGAAGCATGGACTTCCTAACAAGTGTTTTCTGTCTAGAAGAACAGTTTCATCTATCGTTCATTATAGTGCAGCTAGTTGAATTTTGGCATTCTTAATCTTATTAGGTTTCAGGATTCCTCATTAAAGATGCGGGGAGGTCTCATTTTCAAGAAAGAGGAAGAGTGTTTCGGGGAATTTAGAATGAGCGCAACAATTGAATCTTCAATTCTGTGGATGGGCTGATCTAAATGGTGGTGGAGAGAATTAAGCTGGTGAATGCTGAAGGCGGAATGTGCATCAAGAAGTTTTATTTCATTCCTCAGGTTGACTTGTTCATCCGTCGAGGATGGCGAGGAGATAGAAGTCTCCGCTGTGAAGCCTTTTAGGAGGTTATACTCCATAAGGAAGTTTCAAGACCTTTTACAGATGGAGTTTCTTTTCAAAGCAAATCTACTGAGAAGGTTGGTTGGTTGGAGAGGCTGGTCATGGAGGATGAAGTGATCTTATGCTTTCTTTGGACTGCAAAATAGACCGAAATCAATTCCTGTACCGATTTCAGTCCCCAGTTTTCATAGTTTTGCAGGTGCATGGGCTCGTTTCAATCACATATCTAGTTTGATTGTGGATGGCGAATTGACATCGGATAAAGGGAAGATTTGTGAGGCTATCGTTCGATTTTACAGGAATATGTTGAATGGGGAGCATTGGGTTAGACCATGATTGGATAATCTTCACTTCCAAACGCTATTCAATGAGAATGCTTCTCTGTTAGAGGCACCTTTCTCAGAGGAGGTCTAGGCTGCGGTATGTTTGATGTGTGGGGACAAGGCTCCTGGGCTAGATGGGTATCCCATGTTatttttttagaagttttggcTAGTGGTGAAGAAAGATGTgatcagtgtttgaaatatcggtatcgtgttatgtattgcacccttaggatatggatatgtatcggttgtcgcatgggatatatcggttgtgtcgcataatgtattgttgttgtttgaaacatggggaaacattgggaaattggtcaaatttttcaatgaaacttcagtgattgttaaaaaagacatcaatacacagttataaatcaaaacattaccaaaaTACCAagcgcacataataggttttctttgtatggggtcccaATCTATTcgctgtctaactgaattgaagcaagtatattcaaagtctattcatataatttataaatgtaagaagacgtgtggaaacagaagcaatacattcaaaaacaaaagaagaatcactagattagattacatacatgtttgattttatatgtttggaCACAggttgcaactgatttgcgagagattgggaaattttgattttgattttgattttttttttttcaattttccgcaactcggccaaTCTCCTCCAAAGCTTGAAATCGAAGCCCCCAATCCCTGATTTTTCATGTGAAACATGACACattatggatttgtaacaatttaacatgatttaacatgatttatagaagaagaaaaaaggatcgaaaatcgaaaatgttcATTGGATCGACATGTGGatatatatcccactacttgtgtgtttcgtattgcacaagtgggatacaagatatatcgtaggATATATCGACTGATATTGTCGATACTTGAAACATCGGATGTGATGGAGTTCATGTTAGAATTTTTCAAGCGTAGTCGATTGTCTTCCGAACTTAGGGCTTCCTTCATTGTCTTGATTCCTAAAGTGGAAGGTGTGGAAAGCTTGAAAGACTTCAGGCCAATTAGTCTTATTGGGGGCCCTTATAAGATCTTGGCTAAGATTCTTGCTGCTAGATTTAATAAAGTGCTTTTGGAAGTTGTCTCAAAGAATTAGGGTGCCTTCATTGTGGTTAGATAGATTTTGGGTAGCACGCTCATAGCCCACAAATGCATAGAGACTAGATATCGAGAAAAGAAAGTTGGACATTGAGAAGGTCTACAATCACGTTGACTGCAACTTTCTTGATTATATGCTTTGCAGGCTGGGATGCAGTCCGAAATGGAGAGGGTCGATTCAAGCCTGTATTCAGTCAGCTTACTTTTCCATTCTTGTTAATGGATCTCCaaaagttgttgttgttgttgtgttttttttttttaattatttattta of the Magnolia sinica isolate HGM2019 chromosome 7, MsV1, whole genome shotgun sequence genome contains:
- the LOC131251217 gene encoding PH, RCC1 and FYVE domains-containing protein 1-like isoform X2: MLRTESMAADLARTGPVERDIEQAITALKKGAYLLKYGRRGKPKFCPFRLANDESVLIWFSGKEEKHLKLSHVSRIIPGQRTVIFQRYPRPEKEYQSFSLIYNDRSLDLICKDKDEAEVWFVGLKALISRGHHRKWRTESRSDGVSSEANSPRTYTRRSSPLSSPFGSVDSLQKDGGDSVRGHSPYESPPKNGLDKAFSDVVLYTVPPKGFFPSDSAGGSVHSLSSGGSDSVNGNMKGFGMDAFRVSLSSAVSSSSQGSGQDDGDALGDVFIWGEGTGDGVLGGGTHRVGSSSGVKMDSLVPKALESAVVLDVQNIACGGRHAALVTKQGEIFSWGEEAGGRLGHGVDSDVLHPKLIDALGNMNIELVACGEHHTCAVTLSGDLYTWGDGTYNFGLLGHGNEVSHWVPKRVNGPLEGIHVSSISCGPWHTAVVTSAGQLFTFGDGIFGVLGHGDRRSVSVPREVESLKGLRTVRAACGVWHTAAVVEVMVGTSSSSNCSSGKLFTWGDGDKGRLGHGDREPRLVPTCVAALVDPNFCQVACGHSLTVALTTQGHVYTMGSTVYGQLGNPQADGKLPVRVEGKLQKNFVEEIACGAYHVAVLTSRTEVYTWGKGANGRLGHGDIDDKNSPTLVESLKDKQVKSIACGTNFTAVICLHKWVSGIDQSMCSGCRLPFNFKRKRHNCYNCGLVFCHSCSSKKSLKASMAPNPNKPYRVCDNCFSKLRKAIETDSTSQSAANRRGSMNQGFSELVEKDDKLDTRSNVQLSRFSTLESFKQVESRSSKRNKKLEFNSSRVSPIPNGSSQWGALNISKSFNPVFVSSKKFFSASVPGSRIVSRATSPISRRPSPPRSTTPTPTLGGLTSPKIIVDEAKRTNDSLSQEVLQLRAQVENLTRKAQLQEVELERTAKNLKEAIAIAGEETAKCKAAKEVIKSLTAQVR
- the LOC131251217 gene encoding PH, RCC1 and FYVE domains-containing protein 1-like isoform X3, producing MLRTESMAADLARTGPVERDIEQAITALKKGAYLLKYGRRGKPKFCPFRLANDESVLIWFSGKEEKHLKLSHVSRIIPGQRTVIFQRYPRPEKEYQSFSLIYNDRSLDLICKDKDEAEVWFVGLKALISRGHHRKWRTESRSDGVSSEANSPRTYTRRSSPLSSPFGSVDSLQKDGGDSVRGHSPYESPPKNGLDKAFSDVVLYTVPPKGFFPSDSAGGSVHSLSSGGSDSVNGNMKGFGMDAFRVSLSSAVSSSSQGSGQDDGDALGDVFIWGEGTGDGVLGGGTHRVGSSSGVKMDSLVPKALESAVVLDVQNIACGGRHAALVTKQGEIFSWGEEAGGRLGHGVDSDVLHPKLIDALGNMNIELVACGEHHTCAVTLSGDLYTWGDGTYNFGLLGHGNEVSHWVPKRVNGPLEGIHVSSISCGPWHTAVVTSAGQLFTFGDGIFGVLGHGDRRSVSVPREVESLKGLRTVRAACGVWHTAAVVEVMVGTSSSSNCSSGKLFTWGDGDKGRLGHGDREPRLVPTCVAALVDPNFCQVACGHSLTVALTTQGHVYTMGSTVYGQLGNPQADGKLPVRVEGKLQKNFVEEIACGAYHVAVLTSRTEVYTWGKGANGRLGHGDIDDKNSPTLVESLKDKQVKSIACGTNFTAVICLHKWVSGIDQSMCSGCRLPFNFKRKRHNCYNCGLVFCHSCSSKKSLKASMAPNPNKPYRVCDNCFSKLRKAIETDSTSQSAANRRGSMNQGFSELVEKDDKLDTRSNVQLSRFSTLESFKQVESRSSKRNKKLEFNSSRVSPIPNGSSQWGALNISKSFNPVFVSSKKFFSASVPGSRIVSRATSPISRRPSPPRSTTPTPTLGGLTSPKIIVDEAKRTNDSLSQEVLQLRAQIFLEAEELDTKFDLQLVIMQVLSI
- the LOC131251217 gene encoding PH, RCC1 and FYVE domains-containing protein 1-like isoform X1, which encodes MLRTESMAADLARTGPVERDIEQAITALKKGAYLLKYGRRGKPKFCPFRLANDESVLIWFSGKEEKHLKLSHVSRIIPGQRTVIFQRYPRPEKEYQSFSLIYNDRSLDLICKDKDEAEVWFVGLKALISRGHHRKWRTESRSDGVSSEANSPRTYTRRSSPLSSPFGSVDSLQKDGGDSVRGHSPYESPPKNGLDKAFSDVVLYTVPPKGFFPSDSAGGSVHSLSSGGSDSVNGNMKGFGMDAFRVSLSSAVSSSSQGSGQDDGDALGDVFIWGEGTGDGVLGGGTHRVGSSSGVKMDSLVPKALESAVVLDVQNIACGGRHAALVTKQGEIFSWGEEAGGRLGHGVDSDVLHPKLIDALGNMNIELVACGEHHTCAVTLSGDLYTWGDGTYNFGLLGHGNEVSHWVPKRVNGPLEGIHVSSISCGPWHTAVVTSAGQLFTFGDGIFGVLGHGDRRSVSVPREVESLKGLRTVRAACGVWHTAAVVEVMVGTSSSSNCSSGKLFTWGDGDKGRLGHGDREPRLVPTCVAALVDPNFCQVACGHSLTVALTTQGHVYTMGSTVYGQLGNPQADGKLPVRVEGKLQKNFVEEIACGAYHVAVLTSRTEVYTWGKGANGRLGHGDIDDKNSPTLVESLKDKQVKSIACGTNFTAVICLHKWVSGIDQSMCSGCRLPFNFKRKRHNCYNCGLVFCHSCSSKKSLKASMAPNPNKPYRVCDNCFSKLRKAIETDSTSQSAANRRGSMNQGFSELVEKDDKLDTRSNVQLSRFSTLESFKQVESRSSKRNKKLEFNSSRVSPIPNGSSQWGALNISKSFNPVFVSSKKFFSASVPGSRIVSRATSPISRRPSPPRSTTPTPTLGGLTSPKIIVDEAKRTNDSLSQEVLQLRAQVENLTRKAQLQEVELERTAKNLKEAIAIAGEETAKCKAAKEVIKSLTAQLKEMAERLPVGAARNIRTPPVASLSASPVASDVSAPSLDRLSSPMTSHELDANGLNGVPLANGSTTTSNRSSNHNRSGHSEVTTRNASKTTETEPNHEAEWVEQDEPGVYITLTSLPGGVKDLKRVRFSRKRFSEKQAEQWWAENRARVYEQYNVRMVDKSSIGIGNDDATVHSHGSNP